The Pelodiscus sinensis isolate JC-2024 unplaced genomic scaffold, ASM4963464v1 ctg39, whole genome shotgun sequence genome includes a window with the following:
- the LOC142826432 gene encoding maestro heat-like repeat family member 5, translating into MAASLRPLIDHERGSVRSAAISLLGTMLSGVKDPDKAAVQQELTSCLLPLLLHLADEEQSVILSCKVTLFRCAVFLGWANRKSLFCSLAWDGSSQLLPCVGKCLMENNERNIPRLLFQALKYLESSQPSIRHSAALFIGKQSKPT; encoded by the exons atggcagccagcctgcgcccgctcattgaccac gagaggggcagtgtccgctcagccgccatttccctgctgggcaccatgctgagCGGGGTGAAGGACCCAGACAAAGCGGCCGTGCAGCAGGaactcaccagctgcctgctcccgctgctgctccacctggcagacgaggagcagagcgtgatcctg agctgcaaagtgaccctcttccgctgcgccgtgttcctcggctgggccaatcggaagagtctcttctgcagcctggcctgggacggCTCCTCGCAGCTCTTGCCGtgcgtcgggaagtgcctg aTGGAGAATAACGAGAGGAACATCCCCAGGCTCCTGTTCCAGGCTTTAaagtatctggaaagctcccagccGTCCATCcgacattctgcagccctgttcatcGGTAAGCAGAGCAAACCCACGTGA